In Festucalex cinctus isolate MCC-2025b chromosome 5, RoL_Fcin_1.0, whole genome shotgun sequence, a single genomic region encodes these proteins:
- the kctd10 gene encoding BTB/POZ domain-containing adapter for CUL3-mediated RhoA degradation protein 3 produces MEEMSGESAVSSAVPAATTRTTSFKGSSPSSKYVKLNVGGALYYTTMQTLTKQDTMLKAMFSGRMEVLTDSEGWILIDRCGKHFGTILNYLRDGAVPLPDSRRETEELLAEAKYYLVQGLADECTAALQNKETYEPLCKVPLMTSSKEEQKLIATSNKPTVKLLYNRSNNKYSYTSNSDDNMLKNIELFDKLSLRFNGRVLFIKDVIGDEICCWSFYGQGRKIAEVCCTSIVYATEKKQTKVEFPEARIYEETLNILLYESHDGRGPDNALLEATGGAAGRSHHLDEDDERERIDRVRRIHIKRPDDRTHHHQ; encoded by the exons ATG GAAGAGATGTCAGGAGAGAGTGCCGTGAGCTCGGCAGTGCCGGCAGCAACAACCCGGACCACATCCTTCAAAGGTTCCAGCCCCAGCTCAAAATATGTGAAGTTAAATGTGGGCGGGGCCCTGTACTACACAACGATGCAGACGCTGACCAAGCAAGACACCATGCTTAAAGCCATGTTCAGTGGCAGGATGGAGGTCCTCACTGACAGCGAAG gttggattttgattgatcgCTGTGGCAAACACTTCGGCACGATTCTGAACTACCTGCGAGATGGAGCAGTGCCGTTGCCAGACAGCCGGCGGGAAACTGAGGAGCTGCTTGCAGAAGCCAAGTATTATCTTGTCCAAGGCCTCGCCGATGAATGCACGGCCGCCTTGCAG AACAAAGAAACGTATGAGCCTCTATGTAAAGTGCCTCTGATGACATCATCCAAGGAGGAGCAGAAGCTCATTGCGACTTCAAATAAG CCTACAGTCAAACTGCTGTATAACAGAAGCAATAACAAATATTCCTACACCAG CAATTCAGATGACAACATGCTGAAAAATATTGAGCTGTTTGACAAGCTGTCGTTGCGGTTCAATGGGCGTGTCCTCTTCATCAAAGACGTGATCGGGGATGAGATCTGCTGCTGGTCCTTCTACGGGCAAGGCCGTAAGATAGCTGAAGTGTGCTGCACCTCCATCGTTTATGCCACCGAAAAGAAGCAGACAAAG GTGGAGTTCCCTGAAGCTCGCATCTATGAGGAGACCCTCAACATCCTCCTCTACGAATCCCACGACGGGAGGGGGCCAGACAACGCTCTGCTGGAGGCAACAGGGGGCGCCGCCGGACGATCCCATCACCTGGACGAGGACGACGAGCGAGAACGAATCGATCGAGTTCGTCGAATCCACATCAAGCGACCCGACGACCGCACACACCACCACCAGTGA